In Luteibacter mycovicinus, a genomic segment contains:
- a CDS encoding outer membrane protein — protein sequence MRTGHNRYGKFTAGLAIASLAAFGAAAHAQDSEKKSQSPALDNVSVWVGGYYTNNDTTIGAKTGILNTSGDVNLEDDLDFKKHKTVPRVRLDFLIGAHQGFAFDYYEVDRSHSKSLDEQINFLGNPISAAAQVKGDLKFTFGSAAYKWWFGTGNDVFGLGLGAAYYKIDASIDANASAFGQNFSSSNSTKTNAWAPNLQIGWRHAFSDQLRMYLNASGVKKNGGSLNGHIYDVALGLEWFPWQNVGFGAEYAYTRIKLNQDKSRYDLDLDMKLNGPAAYVRFRF from the coding sequence ATGCGCACTGGTCACAATCGTTACGGCAAGTTCACCGCGGGTCTTGCCATCGCTTCGCTCGCCGCCTTCGGAGCGGCCGCGCATGCGCAGGACAGCGAGAAGAAGTCGCAGTCGCCGGCTCTCGATAACGTGAGCGTCTGGGTCGGTGGTTACTACACCAACAATGACACCACGATCGGCGCGAAGACCGGCATTCTGAACACCAGCGGCGACGTCAATCTCGAAGACGATCTCGACTTCAAGAAGCACAAGACGGTGCCGCGCGTCCGCCTCGATTTCCTCATCGGCGCCCACCAGGGCTTCGCGTTCGACTATTACGAGGTCGATCGTTCGCACTCCAAGTCGCTGGACGAGCAGATCAATTTCCTCGGCAACCCGATCAGCGCGGCCGCGCAGGTCAAGGGCGACCTGAAGTTCACCTTCGGCAGCGCCGCCTACAAGTGGTGGTTCGGCACGGGCAACGACGTGTTCGGCCTCGGTCTGGGTGCGGCGTACTACAAGATCGACGCCAGCATCGACGCGAACGCGTCGGCATTCGGCCAGAACTTCTCCAGCAGCAACTCCACCAAGACGAATGCCTGGGCGCCCAACCTGCAGATCGGCTGGCGTCACGCGTTCAGCGATCAGCTCCGCATGTACCTCAATGCGTCGGGCGTGAAGAAGAACGGTGGCTCGCTCAACGGCCATATCTATGACGTCGCGCTCGGCCTCGAGTGGTTCCCGTGGCAGAACGTCGGCTTCGGTGCGGAATACGCCTATACCCGCATCAAGCTCAACCAGGACAAGAGCCGTTACGACCTGGACCTCGACATGAAGCTCAACGGACCGGCTGCCTACGTCCGCTTCCGCTTCTGA
- a CDS encoding TerC family protein, with the protein MDFLTPEFFSGLAAIILLDLVLAGDNAIVIALAARNLPKELQKKAVFWGTFGAIALRILLTFAVIWLLKLPGLMLVGGALLIPIAWKLLKHDDHDPEVSAASGFWAAIRTIVVADALMGLDNVLAIAGAAKGHMGLVVLGLAISVPLVVWGSTLILKLIERFPVVIYIGAAAIAWTAARMIAHDGLVAPWFDARPWAPWLLDAVLVIGICGGGWLRARRNAAKHA; encoded by the coding sequence ATGGATTTCCTCACCCCCGAATTTTTCTCCGGCCTCGCCGCCATCATCCTGCTGGACCTGGTCCTGGCGGGCGACAACGCGATCGTCATCGCCCTGGCGGCGCGCAACCTGCCTAAAGAGCTCCAGAAGAAGGCCGTGTTCTGGGGCACCTTCGGCGCCATCGCCCTGCGCATCCTGCTGACCTTCGCGGTCATCTGGCTGCTGAAGCTGCCTGGCCTGATGCTGGTCGGCGGCGCCCTGCTCATCCCGATCGCGTGGAAGCTGCTCAAGCACGACGACCACGACCCCGAGGTCAGCGCCGCGTCGGGCTTCTGGGCCGCCATCCGCACGATCGTCGTTGCCGATGCCCTGATGGGCCTGGACAACGTCCTGGCGATCGCCGGGGCGGCCAAGGGCCACATGGGTCTGGTCGTGCTCGGTCTGGCCATCAGCGTGCCGCTGGTGGTGTGGGGATCGACGCTCATCCTGAAACTGATCGAGCGCTTCCCTGTCGTGATTTACATCGGAGCCGCGGCCATCGCATGGACGGCGGCGCGCATGATCGCCCACGACGGTCTGGTGGCCCCCTGGTTCGATGCACGCCCCTGGGCGCCGTGGCTGCTCGACGCCGTGCTGGTCATCGGCATCTGTGGTGGCGGATGGCTCCGGGCCCGTCGCAACGCGGCGAAGCACGCCTGA